One part of the Mangrovibacillus cuniculi genome encodes these proteins:
- a CDS encoding NCS2 family permease: MFKLKENGTSVRTELVAGLTTFLTMVYIVIVNPFILADAGVPFDQVFLATIIATVIGTLWMALAANYPIAIAPGMGLNAYFAYSVVGANENITYQIAFSAVFVAGLIFIILSLTPFRKMLIEAIPDNLKHGITAGIGLFIAFIGLRLTGIVESDPNNLVKLGDLHQPSVMLALGGLIVTLVLMVLRVNGALFIGMLLTGIVAFFTGQLTFTSGFVALPSLPEGMMVVNPLTAIGDVVSYGLYAVVFSFLLVTIFDTTGTMVGVAQQAGLMKNNTMPRARQALLADSIATTGGAMFGTSPTTAYIESSSGVAAGGRTGLTSVVVAGLFIVAAFFGPLVGAVSGVSAITAPTLIIVGSLMIGAVKHINWDELDEAFPAFIVILSMPLTSSIATGIALGFISYPILKVAKGQWKAVHPLVYIFAVLFFIQLAFLPH, translated from the coding sequence ATGTTTAAGTTAAAAGAAAACGGGACATCCGTTCGTACGGAACTTGTGGCTGGTTTAACAACCTTTTTAACAATGGTTTATATCGTAATCGTTAACCCGTTCATCCTTGCTGATGCAGGAGTTCCATTTGATCAAGTATTCTTAGCAACTATTATCGCTACTGTAATCGGTACTCTTTGGATGGCACTAGCTGCTAACTATCCAATCGCTATCGCACCAGGAATGGGATTGAACGCATACTTTGCGTACTCCGTAGTTGGGGCAAACGAAAACATTACGTACCAAATTGCATTCTCTGCAGTTTTTGTAGCTGGTCTTATTTTTATTATTTTATCTCTTACACCTTTTCGAAAAATGCTTATTGAAGCAATTCCTGATAATTTAAAACACGGAATTACAGCAGGAATTGGATTGTTCATCGCATTTATCGGTTTACGACTAACAGGTATCGTTGAATCAGATCCAAACAACCTTGTGAAGCTAGGCGACTTACACCAACCTTCTGTTATGTTAGCGCTAGGTGGTTTAATCGTGACATTAGTATTAATGGTTCTTCGCGTGAACGGTGCACTGTTTATCGGTATGTTGTTAACTGGGATCGTTGCCTTTTTCACTGGTCAATTGACATTCACTTCCGGATTCGTTGCACTTCCTTCTTTACCAGAAGGGATGATGGTCGTAAATCCGCTTACTGCTATTGGTGATGTCGTTTCTTATGGATTATATGCTGTTGTTTTCTCTTTCTTACTAGTTACTATCTTTGATACAACTGGTACGATGGTTGGAGTAGCGCAACAAGCTGGATTAATGAAAAACAACACGATGCCACGCGCTCGCCAAGCCTTGCTAGCAGATTCTATCGCTACTACAGGTGGAGCAATGTTCGGAACGAGTCCAACAACTGCGTACATCGAGTCATCATCTGGTGTTGCAGCTGGAGGAAGAACTGGTTTAACATCCGTTGTCGTTGCTGGACTTTTCATCGTTGCAGCATTCTTCGGACCACTAGTTGGTGCAGTATCAGGCGTTTCTGCTATCACAGCTCCAACATTGATTATCGTAGGAAGCTTGATGATTGGTGCAGTAAAACACATCAACTGGGATGAGTTAGACGAAGCGTTCCCAGCATTCATTGTCATCTTGAGCATGCCGCTTACATCCAGTATCGCAACTGGTATCGCGTTAGGATTCATTTCTTACCCAATTTTAAAAGTTGCAAAAGGTCAGTGGAAAGCAGTGCACCCACTAGTTTACATTTTTGCAGTGTTATTCTTTATCCAATTGGCGTTCTTACCACACTAA
- a CDS encoding FecCD family ABC transporter permease produces the protein MHSKSNVPVTYIGAAIFLLAAFFFSLSIGSVTISLNDISATFLHSWFGLGQPVDAQTAAIILNIRLPRVVLACLVGMSLSLAGASLQGLLRNPLADPYTLGISSGASLGAVLTLSFAWTIPGLAIFSLPIISATFAFITLILVILFTNTFDRSMRVESLILTGIITSSFLGAIMSLVIALSGEELRQIIGWLLGSVSMRGWSYTLMLLPFFLLASILLLWQVNELNALAHGENRAHHLGVNVKRSKWIVLTAASVLAGVAVSVSGTIGFVGLVIPHLVRLITGANHRHVLPLSVIIGGGYLMLADLFARTVISPTELPIGVVTALIGAPVFGLLVYARARRNRS, from the coding sequence ATGCATTCCAAGAGTAACGTTCCTGTCACGTATATAGGAGCCGCCATTTTTCTTTTGGCGGCTTTTTTCTTCAGCTTATCGATTGGTTCCGTCACCATTTCATTAAATGATATTAGTGCGACATTTCTTCATAGTTGGTTTGGATTAGGTCAACCAGTAGATGCACAAACAGCAGCTATTATTTTAAATATTCGACTGCCTCGAGTTGTATTGGCTTGTCTAGTAGGGATGTCTCTTTCTCTTGCTGGAGCTAGTTTACAAGGGTTACTAAGAAATCCACTTGCTGACCCATATACGCTAGGAATTTCATCGGGTGCATCACTTGGCGCCGTGTTAACACTTTCTTTCGCATGGACTATTCCAGGGTTAGCAATTTTTTCACTGCCTATTATTAGTGCTACCTTTGCTTTTATTACATTAATTTTAGTCATTCTTTTCACGAATACATTTGACCGCTCTATGCGTGTCGAGTCGTTAATTTTAACAGGCATCATCACTAGCTCTTTCCTAGGTGCTATTATGTCCCTAGTTATTGCTTTATCCGGAGAAGAGTTAAGGCAAATTATCGGATGGCTTCTTGGCAGTGTATCCATGAGAGGTTGGTCATACACACTCATGCTTTTACCGTTCTTTTTGTTGGCCTCTATTCTCTTACTCTGGCAAGTAAATGAATTAAATGCACTGGCGCACGGAGAAAATCGAGCGCATCATTTAGGAGTAAATGTAAAAAGGAGTAAGTGGATTGTATTAACTGCTGCTTCTGTTTTAGCAGGGGTGGCAGTATCTGTATCTGGAACAATTGGGTTTGTAGGACTCGTCATTCCTCATTTAGTTCGACTAATCACTGGGGCAAATCATCGCCATGTACTGCCTTTGTCTGTAATTATTGGAGGAGGATACCTCATGCTTGCAGATCTCTTTGCAAGAACCGTCATCTCTCCTACTGAACTACCAATTGGTGTGGTTACTGCATTAATTGGTGCGCCTGTCTTCGGTTTGCTAGTTTACGCTCGAGCAAGGAGGAATAGAAGTTGA
- a CDS encoding nitroreductase family protein, whose protein sequence is MADFFDVMESRRATKVYKADVEISREELTEILEAAGAAPSAWNLQQWNFIVIQSEEAKKKLLPIAYNQQQIVESSAVIAVLGDLEANKNIDPVFDPAVEGGHMTPEIKQVLAGQINGAYASPQYARDAAYSNASLASMQLMLAAKAKGWDTCPIGGFNPAQFVEEFNVDSRYIPVMLITVGKALKEGRESGRLPIQELTTWV, encoded by the coding sequence ATGGCAGATTTTTTTGATGTAATGGAAAGCAGACGTGCTACGAAAGTATATAAGGCAGATGTAGAAATTTCTCGTGAAGAGTTAACGGAGATTCTAGAAGCAGCAGGAGCAGCTCCTTCCGCTTGGAACTTGCAACAATGGAATTTCATCGTTATTCAATCAGAGGAAGCAAAGAAAAAACTTCTTCCAATCGCGTATAACCAGCAACAAATCGTGGAGTCTTCTGCTGTTATCGCAGTTCTTGGAGATTTAGAAGCTAACAAGAATATAGACCCTGTATTTGATCCAGCAGTTGAAGGTGGACACATGACACCAGAAATCAAACAAGTGTTAGCTGGTCAAATTAACGGAGCATACGCAAGTCCACAATATGCTCGTGACGCTGCTTATAGCAACGCATCCCTAGCTTCGATGCAACTAATGCTTGCTGCAAAAGCAAAAGGTTGGGACACTTGCCCAATCGGTGGCTTTAACCCAGCGCAGTTCGTAGAAGAATTTAACGTGGATAGCCGCTATATCCCAGTCATGCTGATTACTGTCGGAAAAGCGTTAAAAGAAGGCCGCGAGTCTGGCCGCTTGCCGATTCAAGAGCTTACTACTTGGGTGTAA
- a CDS encoding SIMPL domain-containing protein has translation MRRSNQNESQGPFYTAEIQVIGKGVVQVQPDTALLRVGVETEDASLQKAQRQNAQQSENLLQALYGLGIDKDSVATVDYSIYPQYDYQTSGSSQIKGYQVRHLFLVTIKPPSATGKVIDEAVNSGATLVQSIEFTVNDTGPAEQQALQLAYQDAYTKASILAQAAGYGNEYQLVPVQFYEELEQTSVPVPFQSMVKSAATPVTPPSTLSVSASIGVIFHL, from the coding sequence ATGAGACGATCTAACCAAAATGAGTCTCAAGGTCCTTTTTACACAGCGGAAATTCAAGTGATTGGTAAGGGAGTTGTTCAGGTACAACCAGATACTGCACTCCTTCGTGTCGGTGTGGAGACGGAGGACGCTTCCTTACAGAAAGCACAAAGGCAAAATGCTCAGCAAAGTGAGAATCTACTTCAAGCCTTGTATGGTCTTGGTATCGATAAAGATTCTGTCGCAACTGTCGACTACTCGATCTATCCACAGTACGACTATCAAACTAGTGGAAGTTCTCAAATTAAAGGTTATCAAGTTAGACATCTATTTCTAGTCACTATTAAACCACCAAGCGCTACGGGTAAAGTAATAGATGAGGCTGTTAACAGTGGGGCAACACTAGTTCAGTCCATTGAATTTACAGTTAACGACACAGGGCCAGCAGAACAACAAGCGCTGCAGCTCGCTTATCAAGATGCGTATACGAAAGCATCTATCCTCGCACAAGCAGCGGGATATGGCAATGAATATCAATTAGTTCCAGTTCAGTTCTATGAGGAATTAGAACAAACTTCCGTTCCGGTACCTTTTCAATCTATGGTTAAAAGTGCGGCAACACCGGTGACCCCGCCATCTACACTTTCCGTATCGGCATCGATTGGCGTTATTTTTCATTTATAA
- a CDS encoding CBS domain-containing protein has product MNIAFLLLPKQDVAYVFESFTVRQALEKMKYHGYQSIPMLNKEGKYVGTISEGDLLWAILDWQREGTVDLEKRSLADVPLRTQHEAVSVYDDVQTVLDRSVDQNFISVKDDAGFFIGIIRRKDIIEFLTKQVDTKQPNVS; this is encoded by the coding sequence ATGAACATTGCATTTTTATTATTACCTAAACAAGATGTCGCTTACGTTTTCGAAAGTTTTACGGTGCGTCAAGCATTGGAGAAAATGAAATATCACGGATATCAATCGATTCCGATGTTAAATAAAGAAGGAAAGTATGTTGGTACCATTAGTGAGGGAGACTTACTATGGGCAATTTTAGATTGGCAGAGAGAGGGAACGGTTGATTTGGAGAAACGCTCGTTAGCAGACGTGCCACTTCGAACACAACATGAAGCTGTTTCTGTATATGATGATGTCCAAACGGTGTTAGACCGTTCTGTAGACCAAAACTTTATTTCGGTGAAAGATGATGCTGGATTTTTTATCGGCATCATTCGCCGAAAAGATATTATCGAATTCTTAACAAAACAGGTGGACACAAAACAACCAAACGTGTCTTGA
- the mscL gene encoding large conductance mechanosensitive channel protein MscL, producing the protein MWKEFKQFAIRGNVIELAIAVILGTAFTKIIDTIVKDLFMPVLGMVIGNVDFTYIRIVFHGQEIFIGNLLQVTVEFLFIAFALFIVVRGINRVKRRIGQQEHIADKSQLDILLEIRDILAEQNNSKKLP; encoded by the coding sequence TTGTGGAAAGAGTTTAAACAGTTCGCCATCCGCGGAAACGTCATCGAATTGGCGATTGCTGTCATTCTTGGTACTGCATTCACCAAGATCATCGACACCATTGTGAAAGATTTATTTATGCCGGTCCTAGGAATGGTCATAGGGAATGTTGACTTTACTTACATACGAATAGTCTTTCATGGTCAAGAAATATTTATAGGTAATCTCCTACAAGTAACCGTTGAATTCCTATTTATTGCTTTTGCTTTATTCATCGTGGTGCGCGGCATCAATCGAGTGAAGCGTCGAATTGGACAACAAGAACATATTGCGGACAAATCTCAACTTGATATTCTGTTAGAAATTCGAGACATTTTAGCGGAACAAAATAATTCAAAGAAGTTGCCTTAA
- a CDS encoding transporter → MYYYDPRQINLFPFPPGQQGPPTTPPPFFPGAGGQGTPGFPFFGLPGGNQNAPTFPPFGPGGNTSNVPPFPGFPGQGQNPGGGPALNPNQLPPPPASPPAAAAASGPSLKAVDSGAIRGCLNRYTYIRLEGREQFWMFPTFVGRKSISGYRWYGFIWLYYGVDLTEIKSFQCV, encoded by the coding sequence ATGTATTACTACGATCCTCGTCAGATAAACTTATTTCCTTTTCCACCTGGGCAGCAAGGGCCACCCACCACTCCTCCTCCATTTTTCCCAGGAGCAGGAGGACAAGGAACACCTGGCTTCCCATTTTTCGGACTGCCTGGCGGGAACCAGAATGCTCCAACATTTCCTCCATTCGGTCCTGGTGGGAATACTAGCAACGTTCCACCGTTTCCAGGGTTTCCTGGACAAGGACAAAATCCAGGTGGCGGTCCTGCACTAAATCCTAATCAGTTGCCACCACCTCCTGCAAGTCCACCAGCAGCGGCTGCAGCAAGTGGTCCAAGTTTAAAAGCGGTGGATTCCGGAGCTATCAGAGGATGTCTTAATCGTTATACGTATATTCGTTTAGAAGGCCGCGAACAGTTTTGGATGTTTCCTACTTTCGTTGGAAGAAAGTCTATCTCCGGTTATCGTTGGTATGGATTTATTTGGCTGTATTACGGAGTAGATTTAACTGAAATTAAATCGTTTCAGTGTGTGTAA
- the proC gene encoding pyrroline-5-carboxylate reductase, with product MSIIGFIGCGNMAQAIIGGILASDYVPADHIIASARSPKTLENAATQFGIRTTLHNKDVAKEADVLFLAVKPNQYAKVMTMISDYLKEDVLIVSMAAGVTINQMEDTLGDDRKIVRTMPNTPSFVRQGMTAYTVNGKVSKDEKYLINELLEQFGKAEEISEQLMDAIPAVSGSSPAYGFVMIEAMGDAAVKQGIPRDQAYRMAAQSMLGAAAMVLETGDHPALLKDRVCSPGGATIEAVMELERSGFRHSIQSAMEACTNKSIAMGKK from the coding sequence ATGAGTATAATTGGATTTATCGGCTGTGGAAATATGGCTCAAGCTATTATCGGAGGTATTTTAGCTTCTGACTATGTACCAGCTGATCACATTATTGCTAGTGCACGTTCTCCTAAAACGTTGGAAAATGCAGCAACTCAATTCGGAATTCGTACGACTCTACATAATAAAGATGTGGCAAAAGAAGCAGATGTCCTATTCTTAGCAGTAAAGCCAAATCAATATGCAAAAGTAATGACCATGATTTCTGACTATCTGAAAGAAGACGTTTTAATCGTCAGCATGGCAGCGGGGGTAACCATTAACCAAATGGAAGACACCTTAGGGGACGACCGTAAAATCGTGCGCACCATGCCTAATACCCCTTCTTTTGTTCGACAAGGAATGACTGCTTACACGGTGAATGGGAAGGTAAGTAAAGATGAGAAGTATTTAATCAATGAGTTGTTAGAGCAGTTTGGGAAAGCGGAAGAGATTTCCGAACAATTGATGGACGCTATTCCAGCAGTGAGCGGATCCTCGCCTGCTTACGGATTCGTGATGATTGAAGCGATGGGGGACGCAGCTGTAAAACAAGGAATCCCTCGTGATCAAGCGTATCGCATGGCAGCACAAAGTATGCTAGGTGCAGCGGCGATGGTACTAGAAACTGGTGACCATCCGGCATTACTGAAAGACCGAGTTTGTTCGCCGGGCGGCGCAACAATCGAAGCAGTGATGGAGTTAGAGCGAAGTGGATTCCGTCACTCCATTCAATCGGCGATGGAAGCATGTACAAATAAGTCCATTGCGATGGGGAAAAAGTGA
- a CDS encoding adenosylcobinamide amidohydrolase, which yields MINVEGLSVNLGEKEILHDISFSVKEGEFIGIIGPNGSGKSTLLQTLTQWNKPSAGAISLLEKPLDSYSMKERASLVALLSQHMDHSLGQTVRETIQLGRYAHKRGIFQQWTEEDEEQVNEAIAWLKLQNYTNRAVSDLSGGERQRVAFAQTIVQNPKVLLLDEPINHLDVRYQKELLDYVTTWVKESSRSVITVFHDINMAALYCDRLLVLQGGKLVKDGKPEAILQQSLIEAVFETKPFILPHATLPKSQVMWTPSSSYLQEETSLDTTSITITETMIHYHTKKKLRTISSGITGAGIGWHSHFVNRHVTPYYDSEQPKEEMEQFLQAHGIPFYDAVSMMTAVDIEDVAVKKVEEPYPMLLVATAGLGDAIDPVTRPCRKEMQNPGTINLWIFVHATLPDEALLQACMTVTEAKVKALHDLGVKDSETNTIATGTATDSLVIGATQTGPRLPFAGTGTEIGSQLAKQAYEIIAKAVGNRG from the coding sequence TTGATTAATGTAGAAGGACTTTCTGTAAATCTAGGAGAAAAAGAAATATTACATGACATCTCTTTTTCTGTGAAAGAAGGGGAATTCATTGGTATTATTGGCCCTAATGGAAGTGGGAAATCTACGCTACTTCAAACCTTAACGCAATGGAATAAGCCGAGTGCAGGGGCCATTTCTTTACTAGAGAAACCTTTAGACTCGTACTCCATGAAAGAGCGTGCTAGTTTGGTAGCATTATTATCACAGCATATGGACCACTCTTTAGGGCAAACAGTAAGAGAGACGATTCAGCTTGGAAGATATGCACATAAGCGAGGCATCTTTCAACAGTGGACAGAGGAAGATGAGGAGCAAGTAAACGAAGCTATCGCGTGGTTAAAACTGCAAAATTACACGAATCGAGCGGTCTCTGATTTATCAGGGGGGGAGAGACAACGGGTTGCTTTCGCTCAAACAATCGTACAAAATCCAAAGGTTCTTTTGTTAGATGAACCAATCAACCATCTAGATGTTCGCTATCAAAAGGAACTTTTAGATTATGTGACGACTTGGGTGAAAGAGTCTTCGAGGTCCGTCATCACGGTGTTTCATGATATCAATATGGCTGCGTTATATTGTGATCGACTGCTTGTGTTACAAGGTGGAAAGCTCGTTAAGGACGGTAAACCTGAAGCCATTTTACAGCAGTCTTTAATAGAAGCAGTTTTTGAGACGAAACCATTTATCTTACCACACGCCACGTTGCCAAAATCGCAGGTGATGTGGACGCCAAGCTCTTCCTATCTACAAGAGGAAACGTCGTTAGACACCACATCTATCACCATTACGGAGACGATGATTCATTATCACACCAAAAAGAAATTACGAACGATTTCGTCTGGCATTACAGGAGCGGGAATCGGCTGGCACAGTCACTTTGTTAATCGCCACGTCACACCCTACTATGATAGTGAACAGCCGAAAGAAGAGATGGAGCAATTCTTACAAGCGCACGGCATTCCATTTTATGATGCAGTGAGCATGATGACGGCGGTGGATATAGAGGATGTAGCGGTGAAAAAAGTGGAAGAACCGTATCCGATGCTTCTCGTTGCGACCGCTGGATTAGGGGATGCCATTGATCCTGTCACGCGTCCATGTCGTAAGGAAATGCAAAATCCTGGTACAATTAATCTATGGATTTTCGTGCATGCAACTCTACCGGATGAGGCGTTACTGCAAGCGTGCATGACAGTGACGGAAGCGAAAGTAAAAGCGTTGCATGATCTAGGTGTAAAAGATTCAGAGACTAATACAATTGCAACAGGAACTGCAACGGATTCGTTGGTTATTGGAGCTACGCAAACGGGACCCCGATTGCCATTTGCAGGGACTGGAACGGAAATTGGTAGCCAGTTGGCAAAGCAAGCGTATGAGATTATTGCGAAAGCCGTGGGAAACAGAGGATAA
- a CDS encoding aldo/keto reductase, whose translation MNLTSTAAFHNGKAIPKVGLGVFKMSDEAETIRAVQHAIQTGYKLVDTAAIYQNEEAVGQGVRESGVAREDLYITSKVWNSDQGYETTLRAFDDTLKRLKMDYLDLYLIHWPVEGKINDTWKAMEKLYADGLIKSIGVSNFHQHHFEKLFTTANEKPVLNQVELHPHLSQQPLREYLAKEDIVVQAWSPLGQGQLLTNDTLKEIAGNYDRSVAQVILRWHLQNDITIIPKSVTPSRIEENARLFDFELTKEDMERIDALNRDERVGPDPDNFDF comes from the coding sequence ATGAATTTAACATCTACTGCTGCATTTCATAACGGCAAAGCAATACCGAAAGTAGGACTTGGCGTATTCAAAATGAGTGACGAAGCAGAAACAATTCGTGCGGTGCAACATGCCATTCAAACTGGTTACAAGCTAGTTGATACTGCTGCTATCTACCAAAACGAAGAAGCAGTTGGTCAAGGAGTGAGAGAATCAGGAGTTGCGCGTGAGGATTTATATATTACCTCCAAAGTGTGGAACAGCGATCAAGGATATGAGACGACATTAAGAGCGTTTGATGATACGTTGAAGCGCTTGAAAATGGATTATCTTGACCTATACTTAATTCACTGGCCTGTGGAAGGCAAAATTAATGATACATGGAAAGCGATGGAGAAGCTTTATGCAGATGGACTAATCAAGTCCATCGGTGTGAGTAACTTCCATCAACACCATTTTGAGAAATTATTTACGACGGCTAACGAAAAGCCTGTCCTTAACCAAGTGGAGTTACACCCACATCTATCTCAACAGCCACTTCGCGAATATTTAGCGAAAGAGGACATCGTTGTGCAAGCATGGTCTCCGCTAGGACAAGGCCAACTTTTAACGAACGATACGTTGAAAGAAATTGCGGGTAACTATGACCGTTCTGTAGCTCAAGTAATTTTACGTTGGCACTTACAAAATGATATTACAATCATTCCAAAATCCGTAACGCCATCTCGTATTGAAGAAAATGCTCGTTTATTCGATTTCGAATTAACGAAAGAAGATATGGAGCGTATCGATGCGTTAAACCGTGACGAGCGTGTAGGGCCAGATCCGGATAACTTTGATTTTTAA
- the helD gene encoding RNA polymerase recycling motor HelD, with amino-acid sequence MAKEIPHVTEHPDYSTELDRLTFTKAYIRAVLKTAETNQDQFLENIQEAFKDEDFKESSNAYTNLLLNASFFSMSSEEIAALKRALDKPYFARMNFVREETGEEEIHYLGKTSLYQRENQEPIIVDWRSPIANLYYEGRIGPIHYEAQGEEFAGNLTLKRQLMVEKGQLEDIRDIDLTTTDELLQESLSKSSSNRLTDIITTIQKEQNKIIRADLNKPILVQGAAGSGKTTIALHRISYFIYQYKQHFNPRQLMILAPSHLFIDYISEALPELGVDKIRQTTFQDYCLDTLEETYTLLEDRKLINLVEKANEDAYLEAWVSGMKGSRTFYQILRRYIQEIENRMIPKDDFFVGQYRLFSKQKWADLFLEDYVYLPIYRRLEKCKSVLKSTVDKKKGTMTKKVEDFYDERIDRALLHRKDPAKRKEYVTKALDKKAEMLAETKKNLRTALPSYMKQFDKKKTSTYLYELYEQPELLVEFSNGEWTMDEAIKLSQHSAKNLKKKKVELEDLAALLFLEKHLYGIDPEKRVKNIVIDEVQDYSYLQLKSLQIAMETDMFTLVGDLAQGIHHYRGIQSWEEVLYDIFPRATYTELQKSYRTTVEIMEKANKLLAYLPYTFPKVEPVVRHGPTPEWKKFSTENELVQQLTNICESEKESGFETIAIITKTKKDAEAIQQVLQDHLPVTLLEAAAAIPKNRVVIVPSYLSKGLEFDVVIQTSWSESFDVNQELDVKLLYVAMTRPLHKLHFVYHEQFEKYGFID; translated from the coding sequence ATGGCGAAAGAAATACCTCATGTAACAGAACATCCAGATTATTCCACAGAATTAGACAGACTAACCTTTACGAAAGCCTACATACGAGCTGTACTCAAAACAGCAGAGACAAATCAAGATCAATTCTTAGAAAACATTCAAGAAGCATTTAAAGATGAAGATTTTAAAGAATCCTCTAACGCTTACACGAACCTATTGTTAAACGCTAGTTTTTTTAGCATGTCTTCAGAAGAAATTGCTGCGTTAAAAAGAGCGCTAGACAAGCCTTATTTTGCGCGAATGAATTTTGTTCGAGAAGAAACAGGCGAAGAAGAAATTCACTATTTAGGAAAGACGTCTTTATATCAACGAGAGAACCAAGAGCCGATTATCGTGGATTGGCGTTCACCAATTGCCAACCTTTATTACGAAGGTCGGATCGGCCCTATTCATTATGAAGCGCAAGGGGAAGAGTTCGCAGGTAATTTAACATTGAAACGTCAGTTAATGGTGGAAAAAGGACAATTAGAAGACATTCGAGATATCGATTTAACGACGACGGATGAACTCCTTCAGGAATCGCTCTCCAAAAGTTCCAGCAACCGTCTGACCGATATCATTACCACTATTCAAAAAGAACAAAATAAAATCATTCGTGCAGACTTAAATAAGCCAATTTTGGTGCAAGGTGCTGCAGGAAGTGGAAAAACGACAATCGCTCTTCATCGAATTAGTTACTTCATCTATCAATACAAACAACACTTTAACCCGAGACAACTAATGATTTTAGCACCCAGCCATCTGTTTATCGACTATATCTCAGAGGCTTTACCAGAGCTAGGTGTGGATAAAATACGTCAAACAACGTTCCAAGACTATTGTCTTGATACATTAGAGGAGACATACACACTTCTAGAAGACCGTAAGTTAATAAACCTTGTGGAAAAAGCAAATGAAGATGCTTACTTAGAAGCATGGGTATCTGGTATGAAGGGTTCTCGAACGTTTTATCAAATTCTCCGCAGATACATTCAAGAAATCGAGAACAGGATGATTCCTAAAGATGATTTCTTTGTCGGGCAATATCGTCTTTTTTCTAAGCAAAAGTGGGCAGATTTGTTCCTAGAGGACTACGTTTACCTGCCAATCTACCGTCGTTTGGAGAAATGTAAGAGCGTTCTTAAATCGACGGTGGATAAAAAGAAAGGAACGATGACCAAAAAGGTAGAAGACTTCTATGATGAGCGAATTGACCGAGCTTTATTGCATCGAAAAGACCCAGCAAAGAGAAAAGAGTACGTAACAAAAGCGTTAGATAAAAAAGCAGAAATGCTTGCTGAAACAAAGAAAAATCTGCGTACGGCATTACCTTCCTATATGAAGCAATTTGATAAGAAGAAAACTTCGACATATTTGTATGAATTATATGAACAACCAGAGTTATTAGTGGAGTTTTCCAACGGGGAATGGACGATGGATGAAGCAATTAAGTTGTCTCAACATAGTGCCAAAAACCTGAAAAAGAAAAAAGTAGAGCTAGAGGATCTTGCTGCACTACTATTCTTAGAAAAGCACTTATATGGAATTGATCCAGAAAAAAGAGTAAAGAATATTGTTATTGATGAGGTGCAGGACTATAGTTATCTACAGTTAAAATCATTACAAATAGCGATGGAAACAGATATGTTTACGCTCGTAGGAGACTTAGCCCAAGGAATTCACCATTATAGAGGTATTCAGTCATGGGAAGAAGTACTTTATGATATATTTCCGAGAGCTACATACACCGAGCTACAAAAAAGTTACCGAACAACGGTAGAAATTATGGAGAAAGCAAATAAATTGCTAGCTTATCTGCCTTATACTTTCCCTAAGGTCGAGCCGGTTGTTAGGCATGGTCCGACGCCAGAGTGGAAAAAGTTCTCGACAGAAAATGAGCTAGTTCAACAATTAACGAATATTTGTGAGAGTGAAAAAGAGTCCGGTTTTGAAACAATCGCTATCATCACCAAGACCAAAAAAGATGCAGAAGCAATTCAACAAGTTTTACAGGATCACTTGCCTGTCACTCTTTTAGAAGCAGCCGCAGCAATACCAAAGAATCGTGTAGTTATTGTTCCAAGTTATTTATCCAAAGGACTAGAATTTGACGTGGTGATTCAAACTTCGTGGAGTGAATCATTTGACGTTAATCAAGAGCTTGATGTTAAATTGCTTTACGTAGCTATGACAAGACCACTTCACAAGTTACATTTTGTATATCACGAGCAGTTTGAGAAGTATGGGTTTATTGATTAA